Proteins encoded by one window of Aphidius gifuensis isolate YNYX2018 linkage group LG2, ASM1490517v1, whole genome shotgun sequence:
- the LOC122849291 gene encoding CCR4-NOT transcription complex subunit 10 — translation MTECSESSSKQASTVVLTEHERDLAQNALLEFQKKSYTTCLTYLNKLELLRPKDLQVIHNKIVVEYYKCDFKKTELARKTLNAVCGNPVLTDAPQDTSEDVEKCVIRYNQAVLHYHTRQYEAALQILNRLFTFVEAMEENLAWKVCLLLIELYIQTNRLDATLSLINYVESQFICSSETIKSSSSGDNLNPTKTASVSKETKIQKKDNTDSQNDLFRIKLLKYKARIYLLLRQPKLCQKEWDTMLLVGAPQTTSTIFLKAHYEYVLGNYDKSIKLLNSATDNLDYKLCGGSAAVIYYNNMACINYSRSKPNLAAFYLEKALEENKKSIESIRGKETDKDPLSSQPVYTLGGDKHHELMFSLGISLLQAGQATRAFDCFLEAAQRLQNNPILWLKLAECCVYCHKPTNEVDFDVIKFRDCLVQKVIGNGNNKKIILSSGLNTDTKYHCESLSYAIPQPTIEFAMLCLKNALFALPKKENMQCPSSSLSGLPFNSSVNLSSGNTSGLRGSIGSSAPPCGIVSTHPSMSIIPITSHATWIEVMNLKIAILAASSYVSLCLGDYTVAFEHAKTLLKIEKIPGAYKLLGNLYAAECLILMDKINDAIDYLNIQDLFDLDLSIDMLDVDSEQNNDCNVNVFAFKHKWFPRSLRTANAVMRYNLAVAYAIRGELDKSGETLKQVYMSKGPDCDVPIHVIMLALYIELQLDHVDIARSIVKQHCPQYW, via the exons ATGACTGAATGTAGTGAATCTTCGTCGAAACAAGCCAGTACAGTTGTATTAACCGAGCATGAACGAGACCTCGCACAAAATGCCTTATTagaatttcaaaaaaagtCATACACCACTTGCttaacatatttaaataaactggAATTATTGAGGCCTAAGGATTTACAAGTCATACACAATAAAATAGTTGTTGAGTattataaatgtgattttaaaaaaacagaacTAGCGAGAAAAACTTTGAATGCTGTTTGTGGTAACCCAGTTCTTACTGATGCACCACAAGATACATCCGAAGATGTTGAAAAATGTGTTATACGATATAATCAAGCCGTTCTACATTACCATACACGACAATACGAAGCTGCACTCCAAATTCTTAATAGACTTTTTACATTTGTAGAAGCAATGG aagaaAATTTGGCATGGAAAGTTTGCTTACTCTTAATTGAACTTTATATTCAAACAAATCGGCTTGATGCAACTCTATCATTAATAAACTACGTTGAGAGTCAATTTATCTGTTCATCTGAAAcgataaaatcatcatcatctggtGATAATTTGAATCCAACAAAGACAGCATCAGTatcaaaagaaacaaaaatacaaaaaaaagataatactGATTCTCAGAATGACTTGTTTCgtataaaattactaaaatacaAAGCACGAATTTATCTGCTTTTACGTCAACCAAAACTATGTCAAAAAGAATGGGATACAATGTTGTTAGTTGGTGCTCCacaaacaacatcaacaatttttttgaaagcCCATTATGAATATGTACTTGgtaattatgataaatcaataaaattattaaattcagcCACAGATAATTTAGATTACAAATTATGTGGTGGATCAGCAGCAGttatttattacaacaatATGGCCTGTATTAATTATTCTCGTTCAAAGCCAAATTTAGCGGCATTTTATTTGGAAAAAGCattagaagaaaataaaaagtcaatTGAATCAATTCGTGGTAAAGAGACAGATAAAGATCCATTATCATCACAACCAGTGTATACACTTGGTGGTGATAAACATCACGAACTGATGTTTAGTTTAGGTATTTCACTTTTACAAGCTGGACAAGCAACTAGAGCATTCGATTGTTTTCTTGAAGCAGCCCAAAGACTCCAAAATAATCCAATTCTATGGCTCAAACTTGCTGAATGTTGTGTCTATTGTCACAAACCAACCAATGAAGTTGATTTTGATGTCATAAAGTTTCGAGATTGCTTGGTTCAAAAAGTCATAGGAAAtggtaacaataaaaaaattatattatcatctgGATTGAATACTGACACAAAATATCATTGCGAGAGCTTGTCGTATGCAATACCACAACCAACAATTGAATTTGCCATGTTGTGCCTTAAAAATGCACTGTTTGCTTtgccaaaaaaagaaaatatgcaATGTCCATCATCAAGTTTAAGTGGTTTACCATTTAATTCATCAGTTAATTTATCCAGTGGCAATACAAGTGGTTTACGAGGATCAATTGGAAGCTCAGCACCACCTTGTGGTATTGTTAGTACGCATCCATCAATGTCTATCATACCAATTACGTCGCATGCAACATGGATTGAAGTGATGAATCTTAAAATTGCGATACTTGCTGCATCATCATATGTATCACTTTGTCTTGGTGATTATACGGTTGCATTCGAACATgcaaaaacattattaaaaattgaaaaaataccaGGTGCTTATAAATTATTAGGAAATTTATATGCTGCTGAATGCTTAATTTTAatggataaaataaatgatgctattgattatttaaatattcaggaTCTTTTCGATTTGGATTTGTCAATTGATATGCTTGATGTTGATAGTGAGCAAAATAATGATTGTAATGTTAATGTATTTGCTTTTAAACaca aatggtTTCCAAGAAGTCTAAGAACAGCCAATGCAGTGATGCGGTATAATTTAGCGGTTGCTTACGCAATAAGAGGAGAACTCGATAAATCAGGAGAAACACTAAAACAAGTTTATATGTCAAAAGGACCAGACTGCGATGTACCAATTCATGTCATTATGCTTGCATTGTACATTGAACTACAACTTG ATCACGTAGACATTGCCAGATCGATAGTCAAACAGCATTGTCCGCAGTACTGGTGA
- the LOC122849295 gene encoding ras suppressor protein 1 isoform X4, with protein sequence MWPLAVLDLEFGLLQLSFYTSACAMNGINQTPVSCIPVGKMSKAKKVLDEARELQNSELDLADKNIPTFEELPGLLYMVNVTRLTLSHNKIQSVPPGLANLVNLEILNLFNNQITELPISLSQMPKLRILNVGMNKLDALPRGFGAFPVLEVLDLTYNNLNEKNLPGNFFMMETLRALYLADNDFEYLPPEVGNLKNLQILVLRENDLIELPREIGDLNRLRELHIQGNRLTVLPPEIGNIDLISNKAVFRMEFNPWVTPIGDQLQVGISHVMDYIRSETYK encoded by the exons atgtggccactagcaGTGTTGG atttggAGTTTGGACTGCtgcaattatcattttatacaAGTGCGTGCGCAATGAATGGAATAAACCAAACCCCAGTATCGTGTATTCCTGTTGGAAAAATGTCAAAAGCTAAAAAAGTCCTCGATGAAGCTCGGGAATTACAAAATTCAGAATTGGATTTGGcagataaaaatataccaaCATTTGAAGAATTACCAGGTTTAT tgtacaTGGTCAATGTTACAAGACTGACTTTAAGCCATAACAAAATTCAAAGTGTTCCACCTGGTCTTGCAAATTTAGtcaatttagaaattttaaatttattcaataatcaaATTACTGAATTACCAATTTCGTTATCTCAAATGCCAAAACTAAGAATACTCAATGTTGG aatgaataaattggaTGCTCTCCCTCGTGGATTCGGAGCATTTCCAGTTCTCGAAGTACTCGATTTGAcctacaataatttaaatgaaaaaaatttacctggAAATTTCTTTATGATGG AAACCTTGAGAGCTCTCTATCTCGCTGACAAcgattttgaatatttaccaCCAGAAGTTGGAAATCTTAAAAATCTCCAGATc TTGGTTTTACGTGAGAATGATTTAATTGAACTTCCACGAGAAATTGGAGACTTGAATCGTTTACGTGAGCTTCACATTCAAGGAAATCGTTTAACCGTTTTACCACCAGAAATTGGGAACATCGATCTTATTAGCAATAAAGCTGTATTTCGAATGGAATTTAATCCATGGGTAACACCAATTGGTGATCAATTACAAGTTGGTATATCACATGTTATGGATTACATTCGTTCAGAAACATACAAATA A
- the LOC122849295 gene encoding ras suppressor protein 1 isoform X2, whose protein sequence is MWPLAVLDLEFGLLQLSFYTSACAMNGINQTPVSCIPVGKMSKAKKVLDEARELQNSELDLADKNIPTFEELPGLLYMVNVTRLTLSHNKIQSVPPGLANLVNLEILNLFNNQITELPISLSQMPKLRILNVGMNKLDALPRGFGAFPVLEVLDLTYNNLNEKNLPGNFFMMETLRALYLADNDFEYLPPEVGNLKNLQILVLRENDLIELPREIGDLNRLRELHIQGNRLTVLPPEIGNIDLISNKAVFRMEFNPWVTPIGDQLQVGISHVMDYIRSETYKYEFRQIALY, encoded by the exons atgtggccactagcaGTGTTGG atttggAGTTTGGACTGCtgcaattatcattttatacaAGTGCGTGCGCAATGAATGGAATAAACCAAACCCCAGTATCGTGTATTCCTGTTGGAAAAATGTCAAAAGCTAAAAAAGTCCTCGATGAAGCTCGGGAATTACAAAATTCAGAATTGGATTTGGcagataaaaatataccaaCATTTGAAGAATTACCAGGTTTAT tgtacaTGGTCAATGTTACAAGACTGACTTTAAGCCATAACAAAATTCAAAGTGTTCCACCTGGTCTTGCAAATTTAGtcaatttagaaattttaaatttattcaataatcaaATTACTGAATTACCAATTTCGTTATCTCAAATGCCAAAACTAAGAATACTCAATGTTGG aatgaataaattggaTGCTCTCCCTCGTGGATTCGGAGCATTTCCAGTTCTCGAAGTACTCGATTTGAcctacaataatttaaatgaaaaaaatttacctggAAATTTCTTTATGATGG AAACCTTGAGAGCTCTCTATCTCGCTGACAAcgattttgaatatttaccaCCAGAAGTTGGAAATCTTAAAAATCTCCAGATc TTGGTTTTACGTGAGAATGATTTAATTGAACTTCCACGAGAAATTGGAGACTTGAATCGTTTACGTGAGCTTCACATTCAAGGAAATCGTTTAACCGTTTTACCACCAGAAATTGGGAACATCGATCTTATTAGCAATAAAGCTGTATTTCGAATGGAATTTAATCCATGGGTAACACCAATTGGTGATCAATTACAAGTTGGTATATCACATGTTATGGATTACATTCGTTCAGAAACATACAAATA CGAATTCAGGCAAATTGCCCTGtattga
- the LOC122849295 gene encoding ras suppressor protein 1 isoform X3 — translation MWPLAVLDLEFGLLQLSFYTSACAMNGINQTPVSCIPVGKMSKAKKVLDEARELQNSELDLADKNIPTFEELPGLLYMVNVTRLTLSHNKIQSVPPGLANLVNLEILNLFNNQITELPISLSQMPKLRILNVGMNKLDALPRGFGAFPVLEVLDLTYNNLNEKNLPGNFFMMETLRALYLADNDFEYLPPEVGNLKNLQILVLRENDLIELPREIGDLNRLRELHIQGNRLTVLPPEIGNIDLISNKAVFRMEFNPWVTPIGDQLQVGISHVMDYIRSETYK, via the exons atgtggccactagcaGTGTTGG atttggAGTTTGGACTGCtgcaattatcattttatacaAGTGCGTGCGCAATGAATGGAATAAACCAAACCCCAGTATCGTGTATTCCTGTTGGAAAAATGTCAAAAGCTAAAAAAGTCCTCGATGAAGCTCGGGAATTACAAAATTCAGAATTGGATTTGGcagataaaaatataccaaCATTTGAAGAATTACCAGGTTTAT tgtacaTGGTCAATGTTACAAGACTGACTTTAAGCCATAACAAAATTCAAAGTGTTCCACCTGGTCTTGCAAATTTAGtcaatttagaaattttaaatttattcaataatcaaATTACTGAATTACCAATTTCGTTATCTCAAATGCCAAAACTAAGAATACTCAATGTTGG aatgaataaattggaTGCTCTCCCTCGTGGATTCGGAGCATTTCCAGTTCTCGAAGTACTCGATTTGAcctacaataatttaaatgaaaaaaatttacctggAAATTTCTTTATGATGG AAACCTTGAGAGCTCTCTATCTCGCTGACAAcgattttgaatatttaccaCCAGAAGTTGGAAATCTTAAAAATCTCCAGATc TTGGTTTTACGTGAGAATGATTTAATTGAACTTCCACGAGAAATTGGAGACTTGAATCGTTTACGTGAGCTTCACATTCAAGGAAATCGTTTAACCGTTTTACCACCAGAAATTGGGAACATCGATCTTATTAGCAATAAAGCTGTATTTCGAATGGAATTTAATCCATGGGTAACACCAATTGGTGATCAATTACAAGTTGGTATATCACATGTTATGGATTACATTCGTTCAGAAACATACAAATA G
- the LOC122849295 gene encoding ras suppressor protein 1 isoform X1, producing the protein MWPLAVLDLEFGLLQLSFYTSACAMNGINQTPVSCIPVGKMSKAKKVLDEARELQNSELDLADKNIPTFEELPGLLYMVNVTRLTLSHNKIQSVPPGLANLVNLEILNLFNNQITELPISLSQMPKLRILNVGMNKLDALPRGFGAFPVLEVLDLTYNNLNEKNLPGNFFMMETLRALYLADNDFEYLPPEVGNLKNLQILVLRENDLIELPREIGDLNRLRELHIQGNRLTVLPPEIGNIDLISNKAVFRMEFNPWVTPIGDQLQVGISHVMDYIRSETYKYVYNRHQSAKGPPPEIENDKSKKISRLR; encoded by the exons atgtggccactagcaGTGTTGG atttggAGTTTGGACTGCtgcaattatcattttatacaAGTGCGTGCGCAATGAATGGAATAAACCAAACCCCAGTATCGTGTATTCCTGTTGGAAAAATGTCAAAAGCTAAAAAAGTCCTCGATGAAGCTCGGGAATTACAAAATTCAGAATTGGATTTGGcagataaaaatataccaaCATTTGAAGAATTACCAGGTTTAT tgtacaTGGTCAATGTTACAAGACTGACTTTAAGCCATAACAAAATTCAAAGTGTTCCACCTGGTCTTGCAAATTTAGtcaatttagaaattttaaatttattcaataatcaaATTACTGAATTACCAATTTCGTTATCTCAAATGCCAAAACTAAGAATACTCAATGTTGG aatgaataaattggaTGCTCTCCCTCGTGGATTCGGAGCATTTCCAGTTCTCGAAGTACTCGATTTGAcctacaataatttaaatgaaaaaaatttacctggAAATTTCTTTATGATGG AAACCTTGAGAGCTCTCTATCTCGCTGACAAcgattttgaatatttaccaCCAGAAGTTGGAAATCTTAAAAATCTCCAGATc TTGGTTTTACGTGAGAATGATTTAATTGAACTTCCACGAGAAATTGGAGACTTGAATCGTTTACGTGAGCTTCACATTCAAGGAAATCGTTTAACCGTTTTACCACCAGAAATTGGGAACATCGATCTTATTAGCAATAAAGCTGTATTTCGAATGGAATTTAATCCATGGGTAACACCAATTGGTGATCAATTACAAGTTGGTATATCACATGTTATGGATTACATTCGTTCAGAAACATACAAATA TGTTTACAATCGTCATCAAAGTGCCAAGGGACCACCTCCGGAAATTGAAAacgataaaagtaaaaaaatttctcgttTGCGTTAA
- the LOC122849297 gene encoding nuclear envelope integral membrane protein 1b, translating into MRNFFFISNGIILIFVLRQVIGQRPYAGAVHYMEPGDSVENNEPGLKIFCHNAKSKYLSHIWRTIMMSLHTDLDNYELYDGKSSTEVIEKHDINQRSWRFNWFGIKKNKQFHINLFEDTCIGIYTPPYNNYNYKMSMTLTVLDLLKVSLALSGTIIFWASKKLSRNTLFYYATGITLGVTFSILILIWFASKFFGRGKTMYVIASIGWAFSSWVLNGLWQNAQFILQQYKEYVIWYLIVSSVISFIICYRIGPITNSRTKHIIQWALQGLGLAMIYYSSHFHEASLSICVLLLFVYNFPMIAFHKSKKYW; encoded by the exons atgagaaatttttttttcatctcaaatggaatcattttaattttcgtccTTCGACAGGTTATTGGACAAAGACCATACGCTGGTGCag TACATTACATGGAACCTGGTGATTCTGTAGAAAATAATGAACCaggattaaaaatattttgtcataaTGCTAAGTCAAAATACCTAAGTCACATTTGGAGAACAATCATG ATGAGTTTACATACTGATTTAGACAATTATGAACTTTATGATGGAAAATCATCCACTGAAGTAATAGAAAAGCATGATATTAATCAACGTTCCTGGAGATTTAATTGgtttggaataaaaaaaaataaacaatttcatatcaatttatttgaagacACATGCATTGGAATTTATACTCCTCCATATAATAACTATAATTACAAAATGTCGATGACATTAACTG TCCTTGATTTGTTAAAAGTTTCATTGGCATTATCtggaacaattattttttgggcTAGTAAAAAACTAAGCAGAAATACATTATTCTATTACGCTACTGGAATCACATTAGGAGTGACATTTTCAATCTTAATACTCATTTGGTTTGCTTCCAAATTTTTCGGAAgg ggAAAAACAATGTATGTGATTGCAAGTATCGGATGGGCATTTAGCTCTTGGGTTTTAAATGGTCTCTGGCAGAatgcacaatttattttacaacaatacAAAGAATATGTAATTTGGTATTTAATAGTATCATCAGTAATAAGTTTCATTATTTGTTATCGGATTGGACCAATAACGAATTCAAGAACAAAACATATTATTCAGTGGGCCCtacaa ggATTAGGACTTGCGATGATTTACTATAGTAGTCACTTTCACGAAGCTTCGCTGTCGATTTGtgttttattactttttgtgTATAATTTTCCAATGATAGCATTTcacaaaagcaaaaaatattggtaa
- the LOC122849290 gene encoding alpha-glucosidase 2 produces the protein MAKSKSHERTPKAKNKHLNYAHFRKETESSRMNLWNLSLTVACMTVAAWFGYKGYLETRVNTPYDTEKLVTINGLDTADRYWGSYRPGLYFGMKTRDPQSLVSGLMWYRPQNLRQGGESFRHWCEQGDKLDKYGWLEHDGKTFGIQEIHDSDVIIKTSYVKKPGGRHGGDWTARISATPKNAEFLHKIGEISFVFYSALEDKTTGNIKASLGVDNRLSGMEGYTDGLGAYRFIINPIKGTIEEHSFLIAITPGLNLVKETVLQNLRLATQKGTNIKRIVLGGDQLPLDNEGKKMDPNFCATQVTAKVPFEFEILFESGSVPLRKEKLSGKNFELTLNEQRNRFNDKFDNIFKLKEKGFSNDTINFAKLAFSNLIGSIGYFHGTSQVQSIYTKNPVPYWKSPLYTAVPSRSFFPRGFLWDEGFHGLLISTWDIDIELDIISHWFDLMNSEGWIPREMILGSEAIAKVPEEFITQISTNANPPTFFLTIKLILDNRHNELLDRHYKLLSKLYPRLKAWFEWFNTTQIGDLPGTYRWRGRDSLTNRELNPKTLTSGLDDYPRASHPNIDERHIDLRCWVAFSAGVMTKLSELLNQSSDKFRETYNYLTDNILLNQLHWSTSSQSYADYGLHTDKVELRRPTAPPRSPASPDFIRVVLDDPVLRHVDTTFGYVSLFPFILQIIDADSPMLDRILHDIQRPDLLWTKYGLRSLSKSSPLYMKYNTEHDPPYWRGPIWINLNYLTLRSLHYYGNIEGPFQSKAKKIYNELRDNIIKNVFGQYKKTGFIWENYGDSYGEGKGSHPFNGWSSLVIMIMAEIY, from the exons atggctaAATCCAAGTCTCATGAGAGAACAccgaaagcaaaaaataaacatttaaattatgcaCACTTTCGTAAAGAAACTGAATCATCACGAATGAATCTTTGGAATTTATCATTGACTGTGGCTTGTATGACTGTAGCAGCTTGGTTTGGTTACAAAGGTTATTTAGAGACTCGTGTCAATACTCCATATGACACTGAAAAA ctTGTAACAATAAATGGTCTTGATACCGCTGATCGTTACTGGGGATCTTATCGCCCCGGTTTGTACTTTGGTATGAAAACCCGAGATCCACAATCACTTGTAAGTGGTTTAATGTGGTACAGACCACAAAATTTACGTCAAGGAGGTGAAAGTTTTCGTCATTGGTGTGAGCAAGGtgataaacttgataaatatgGCTGGTTGGAGCACGATGGAAAAACATTTGGCATACAAGAAATTCACGATAGTgatgttattataaaaacatcatATGTTAAAAAACCAGGTGGTCGACATGGTGGGGATTGGACAGCACGGATATCAGCTACACCAAAAAATGCAGAATTTCTCCATAAAATTGGTgaaatatcatttgttttttattcagcACTTGAGGACAAAACAACTGGTAATATTAAAGCATCCCTTGGTGTTGATAATCGTTTATCAGGAATGGAAGGTTATACCGATGGTCTTGGTGCATATCGTTTTATCATAAATCCAATAAAAGGGACAATTGAAGaacattcatttttaattgcaatAACACCTGGTTTAAATTTGGTTAAAGAAAcagttttacaaaatttacgaCTCGCAACCCAAAAAGgtacaaatattaaaagaattgtACTTGGTGGTGATCAATTACCACTTGACAATGAAGGTAAAAAAATGGACCCAAATTTTTGTGCAACACAAGTTACAGCAAAAGTACcatttgaatttgaaatattgTTTGAATCTGGTTCAGTGCCattgagaaaagaaaaactatctggtaaaaattttgaattaacattaaatgaACAACGTAATagatttaatgataaattcgataatatattcaaattaaaagaaaaaggttTCAGTAATGACACAATAAATTTTGCAAAATTAGCATTTTCAAATTTGATTGGTTCAATTGGTTATTTTCATGGTACCTCACAAGTACAAAGTATTTACACTAAAAATCCAGTACCGTATTGGAAGTCACCACTTTATACTGCTGTACCAAGTCGTAGTTTTTTTCCGCGTGGATTTTTATGGGATGAAGGTTTTCATGgtttattaatatcaacatGGGATATTGATATTGAACTTGATATAATAAGTCATTGGTTCGATTTAATGAATTCTGAAGGTTGGATTCCACGTGAAATGATATTGGGATCAGAAGCAATAGCTAAAGTACCCGAAGAATTCATAACTCAAATATCAACAAACGCAAATCcaccaacattttttttaacaataaaacttATATTAGATAATAGACACAATGAATTACTAGATCGtcattacaaattattaagtaAGCTTTATCCAAGATTGAAAGCATGGTTTGAATGGTTTAATACTACACAAATTGGTGATTTACCAGGTACATATAGATGGAGAGGTAGGGATAGTTTAACAAATCGTGAGTTGAATCCAAAAACATTAACATCTGGCTTAGATGATTATCCGAGAGCATCACACCCAAACATTGATGAAAGACATATTGATTTAAGATGTTGGGTTGCATTTTCAGCTGGTGTTATGACAAAATTATCAGAATTATTAAATCAGTCAAGTGATAAATTTCGTGaaacatataattatttaactgataacattttattaaatcaattacatTGGTCAACATCTAGTCAATCATATGCTGATTATGGTCTTCATACAGATAAAGTTGAATTACGGAGACCAACAGCACCACCGAGAAGTCCGGCATCACCTGATTTTATACGCGTTGTTTTAGATGATCCTGTACTTAGACATGTTGATACAACCTTTGGATATGTATCATTATTTCCATTTATATTACAAATCATTGATGCTGATTCACCAATGCTCGATCGTATTTTACATGATATACAAAGACCAGATTTATTATGGACAAAATATGGTTTACGTTCATTATCTAAATCTTCACCgctttatatgaaatataatactGAACATGATCCACCGTACTGGAGAGGACCAATATGGATTAATTTGAACTATTTAACATTAAGATCATTGCATTATTATGGAAATATTGAGGGACCATTTCAGTccaaagctaaaaaaatatataacgaaTTGAgagataatataattaaaaatgtgttTGGTCAGTACAAAAAAACTGGATTTATATGGGAAAATTATGGAGATAGTTATGGTGAAGGAAAAGGGTCACACCCTTTCAATGGGTGGTCAAGTTTAGTAATCATGATTATGgcagaaatttattaa